In a single window of the Heterodontus francisci isolate sHetFra1 chromosome 35, sHetFra1.hap1, whole genome shotgun sequence genome:
- the LOC137350553 gene encoding uncharacterized protein, translated as PSLFLFKSSQEIKWVGCFCITDFQLDNKVFGVTVREGKKKSELKCCFQVTIDKIGKPSNKLKGISHNDTNIVKIIEVKDLRKTIEIETGYGDTNAWVEWIKLPVKSLNKNNCYACASGRPIAQVVPFPLGWERDRKGMECMLALYQDKTAWGIQTCISLSIMFPPLEKEDSRTPPSFLATSVNHTSCVRRHGAELTSNMGELKSCIETEDVTGRVRGGNYSSLNVPRADLWWYCGGKILRQTLPSQWKGTCAIVQLAIPFTLAFEKQKIITRERGKREAIANSFDDQVYMDFIGVPRGVPDEFKARNQITAGFESLFWWVTINKNVDWINYIYYNQQRFINYTRDAVKGIAEQLDATSRMAWENRLALDMILAEKGGVCIMLGGKCCTFIPNNTAPDGSITRALQGLTTLAEEMAENSGADTSLTGWLESWFGKWKGMIISVFTSLIMVVRILIAIGCCIIPCVRGLTQRLIETALTKQMSIQRGQEESIYLLGNDKVDSINGDTDIEKAAEIMLRGFERTYENPPQYVENNKD; from the coding sequence ccttctctctttcttttcaaaagtagccaggaaataaaatgggttggatgtttttgtattaccgacttccaattagacaacaaggtgtttggagtaacagttagagaagggaaaaagaaaagtgaattaaaatgttgttttcaggtaacaatagataagattggtaaaccatctaacaaactaaaagggatctCTCATAACGatactaacatagtaaaaataatagaggtaaaggacctgagaaagacaattgagatagaaaccggttacggggacacaaatgcctgggtagaatggataaaattacctgtaaaaagtttgaacaaaaacaattgctatgcttgtgcatctggtagaccgatagctcaagtagtacctttcccgctggggtgggagcgtgaccgaaagggcatggaatgcatgttagccctatatcaggataagacggcttggggtattcaaacttgcatatccttgtcaataatgttccctcccctagagaaagaagattcaaggactcccccttcatttttagccaccagtgtgaatcacacatcatgcgtacgtcgacacggtgcggagctaaccagcaatatgggagagttgaagtcatgcatagagactgaggacgtaactggaagagtcaggggagggaactactcatcattgaatgttcccagagcggatttatggtggtattgcggaggaaaaatcctgagacagaccctaccctcccagtggaaggggacgtgcgcaattgttcaattggcaataccattcaccttggcatttgagaaacaaaagataataacgagggaaaggggtaaaagggaagcgatagcaaaCTCTTTTGatgaccaggtatacatggatttcataggggtcccaagaggggtacctgatgaattcaaggcccgaaaccaaataaccgccggtttcgagtctttgttttggtgggtcacaattaacaaaaatgtagattggataaattatatttattacaaccaacaaagatttataaattatactagagatgcggtaaaaggtatagctgaacaattagatgccactagtagaatggcttgggaaaatcgactggctctagatatgatcttagcagaaaaaggaggcgtgtgtataatgttaggagggaaatgttgcacatttatcccaaataacacagcacccgatggttcaatcacccgagcactgcaagggttaacaactttagcagaggagatggccgaaaattcaggagcagacacttccctgacggggtggcttgaatcctggtttggaaaatggaaaggcatgataatctcggtttttacctccctgatcatggttgtcagaatactaatagccatcgggtgttgtattattccttgtgtaagagggctgacacagcgattgattgagacagctttgacgaagcagatgtcaatacaaagaggccaggaagaaagtatatacctgttaggtaatgacaaagtggatagtatcaacggagatacagacattgaaaaggcggctgaaataatgctcagaggatttgagaggacatatgagaaccctccgcagtatgtagaaaacaacaaggattaa